From Melospiza melodia melodia isolate bMelMel2 chromosome 31, bMelMel2.pri, whole genome shotgun sequence, one genomic window encodes:
- the LOC134431398 gene encoding cytochrome c oxidase assembly protein COX14 homolog isoform X2, whose translation MVSRKQLADFGYKAFSGSMMLLTVYAGYLCSVRVQRMLQHRRQRESTPGAES comes from the coding sequence ATGGTGTCCAGAAAGCAGCTGGCAGACTTTGGCTACAAGGCCTTCTCAGGCTCCATGATGCTGCTGACGGTGTACGCCGGTTACCTGTGCAGTGTGCGTGTGCAGAGAATGCTCCAGCACCGCCGCCAGCGAGAGAGCACGCCTGGGGCTGAGAGCTGA
- the GPD1 gene encoding glycerol-3-phosphate dehydrogenase [NAD(+)], cytoplasmic yields the protein MGGKKVCVVGSGNWGSAIAKIAGSNTARLGSFESQVNMWVLEEEVGGRRLTDIINTEHENVKYLPGHKLPPNVVAEPDLLKACAGADVLLFVVPHQFIGKVCDQLKGHVKKEAIGMSLIKGVDEGPDGLRLISDIIHEKLGIEMNVLMGANIANEVAEEKFCETTIGCKNMKHGQMLKDLMQTPNFRVSVVQEADTVEICGALKNVVAVGAGFCDGLGYGDNTKAAVIRLGLMEMIGFAKLFCKGTVTSSTFLESCGVADLITTCYGGRNRKVAEAFAKTGKSIEQLEKEMLNGQKLQGPQTSAELHRILKSKNAVEKFPLFTAVYRICYEGKPVTDFITCLQNHPEHM from the exons ATGGGTGGCAAGAAGGTTTGCGTCGTGGGCTCTGGCAACTG GGGCTCGGCCATCGCCAAGATCGCCGGCAGCAACACAGCTCGGCTGGGCAGCTTCGAGAGCCAGGTGAACAtgtgggtgctggaggaggaggtgggcGGCCGGCGGCTCACGGACATCATCAACACGGAGCACGAGAACGTCAAGTACCTGCCGGGGCACAAGCTGCCCCCCAACGTG GTGGCAGAGCCAGACCTGCTCAAAGCCTGTGCAGGGGCTGATGTCCTCCTGTTCGTGGTGCCCCACCAGTTCATCGGCAAAGTCTGTGACCAGCTCAAGGGCCACGTGAAGAAAGAGGCCATTGGGATGTCACTCATCaag GGTGTGGATGAAGGACCAGATGGGCTGAGGCTGATCTCAGACATCATCCATGAGAAACTGGGAATAGAAATGAATGTGCTCATGGGGGCCAATATTGCCAATGAAGTGGCAGAAGAGAAGTTCTGTGAAACCACCATTG GCTGCAAGAACATGAAGCACGGGCAGATGCTGAAGGACCTGATGCAGACCCCCAACTTCCGCGTGTCGGTGGTGCAGGAAGCTGACACTGTAGAGATCTGTGGGGCTCTCAAG AATGTGGTGGCTGTCGGGGCCGGTTTCTGTGATGGGCTTGGCTACGGTGACAACACCAAGGCTGCCGTGATCCGCCTGGGCCTGATGGAGATGATTGGCTTTGCCAAACTCTTCTGCAAGGGCACTGTCACCTCCTCCACCTTCCTGGAGAGCTGCGGCGTTGCCGACCTCATCACCACCTGCTACGGGGGCCGCAACCGCAAGGTGGCCGAGGCTTTTGCCAAGACTGGGAag TCCATCGAGCAGCTGGAGAAGGAGATGCTGAATGGGCAGAAGCTGCAGGGTCCCCAGACATCTGCTGAGCTGCATCGAATCCTCAAGAGCAAGAATGCAGTGGAGAA GTTCCCCCTCTTCACGGCTGTGTATCGGATCTGCTACGAGGGCAAACCTGTCACCGACTTCATCACGTGTCTGCAGAACCACCCTGAGCACATGTaa
- the LOC134431398 gene encoding cytochrome c oxidase assembly protein COX14 homolog isoform X1 — translation MKGWKDPERVWCWYKTWLIHPKAVLPSSRASIGWGKEKRAAMVSRKQLADFGYKAFSGSMMLLTVYAGYLCSVRVQRMLQHRRQRESTPGAES, via the exons ATGAAAGGATGGAAGGACCCTGAGCGGGTCTGGTGCTGGTACAAAACGTGGCTGATCCATCCGAAGGCTGTGCTGCCGTCCAGCAGGGCCTCCATCGGCTGGGGCAAAGAAAAAC GTGCAGCCATGGTGTCCAGAAAGCAGCTGGCAGACTTTGGCTACAAGGCCTTCTCAGGCTCCATGATGCTGCTGACGGTGTACGCCGGTTACCTGTGCAGTGTGCGTGTGCAGAGAATGCTCCAGCACCGCCGCCAGCGAGAGAGCACGCCTGGGGCTGAGAGCTGA
- the ASIC1 gene encoding acid-sensing ion channel 1 isoform X2: MPLQIFCTISFSREEAPEDAAATEKEEDEADEFLYGQEEDEEDEEDTGTTTDFVAFASSCTLHGLSHIFVEGSLGARQALWALAFLLSLSVFLYQVADRIAYYLEYHHVTLLSEEESPEMTFPAVTFCNINRVRLSQLSHEDLLYLAPLVDYEPGMELGFTPAQPGPWEEDEPLNLYGFFNRTCHQLEDMLLSCSYRGQRCGPGDFAPVFTRYGKCYTFNAGQDGKPRLITMKGGTGNGLEIMLDIQQDEYLPVWGETDETSFEAGIKVQIHSQDEPPLIDQLGFGVAPGFQTFVSCQEQRLIYLPPPWGDCKAVAGDSEFYDTYSITACRIDCETRYLVENCNCRMVHMPGDAPYCTPEQYKECADPALDFLVEKDNEYCICEMPCNMTRYGKELSMVKIPSKASAKYLAKKYNKSEQYIGENILVLDIFFEALNYETIEQKKAYEVAGLLGDIGGQMGLFIGASILTVLELFDYAYEVIKHRLCRRGKCRKNHKRNNTDKGVALSMDDVKRHNPCESIRGHPAGMTYAANILPHHPARGTFEDFTC, encoded by the exons ATGCCTCTCCAGATATTCTGCAccatctccttctccagggaggaaGCACCAGAAGATGCTGCAGCcactgagaaggaagaagatgaAGCAGACGAGTTCCTATATGggcaggaggaggatgaagaggacgAGGAGGACACAGGGACAACCACGGACTTCGtggcctttgccagcagctgcaCCCTGCACGGGCTGAGCCACATCTTCGTGGAGGGCAGCCTGGGCGCCCGGCAGGCGCTGTGGGCGCTGgccttcctcctctccctctccgtCTTCCTCTACCAGGTGGCCGACCGCATCGCCTACTACCTGGAGTACCACCACGTCACGCTGCTCAGCGAGGAGGAGAGCCCCGAGATGACCTTCCCCGCCGTCACCTTCTGCAACATCAACCGCGTGCGGCTCTCGCAGCTCAGCCACGAGGACCTGCTCTACCTGGCCCCTCTGGTGGACTACGAGCCCGGCATGGAGCTGGGCTTCACCCCGGCCCAGCCGGGCCCCTGGGAGGAGGACGAGCCCCTAAATTTGTACGGGTTTTTTAACCGCACTTGCCACCAGCTGGAGGACATGCTGCTGAGCTGCAGCTACCGCGGCCAGCGCTGCGGCCCCGGGGACTTTGCGCCG GTCTTCACCCGCTATGGGAAGTGCTACACCTTCAATGCGGGGCAGGACGGGAAGCCCCGGCTCATCACCATGAAGGGGGGCACTGGAAATGGCCTGGAGATCATGCTGGACATCCAGCAGGACGAGTACCTGCCAGTGTGGGGGGAAACAG ATGAGACCTCGTTCGAAGCCGGGATCAAGGTGCAGATCCACAGCCAGGACGAGCCCCCCCTGATCGACCAGCTGGGCTTCGGGGTGGCTCCCGGCTTCCAGACCTTTGTGTCCTGCCAGGAGCAGCGG CTCATCTACCTGCCACCTCCCTGGGGCGACTGCAAGGCCGTGGCGGGTGACTCGGAGTTCTACGACACCTACAGCATCACGGCGTGCCGCATCGACTGCGAGACCCGCTACCTGGTGGAGAACTGCAACTGCCGCATGGTGCACATGCCAG GCGATGCCCCTTACTGCACCCCGGAGCAGTACAAGGAGTGCGCGGATCCGGCCTTAG ATTTCCTGGTGGAGAAGGACAACGAGTACTGCATCTGTGAGATGCCCTGCAACATGACGCGCTACGGCAAGGAGCTCTCCATGGTCAAGATCCCCAGCAAGGCCTCGGCCAAGTACCTGGCCAAGAAGTATAACAAGTCAGAGCAGTACATCGG GGAGAACATCCTGGTGCTGGATATCTTCTTTGAAGCCCTCAACTACGAGACGATCGAGCAGAAGAAGGCGTACGAGGTGGCGGGTTTGCTGG GTGACATTGGAGGGCAGATGGGGCTGTTCATTGGGGCCAGCATCCTCACAGTGCTGGAGCTGTTTGACTACGCCTATGAG GTGATAAAGCACCGGCTGTGCCGGCGGGGCAAGTGCCGCAAGAACCACAAGAGGAACAACACAGACAAGGGCGTCGCGCTGAGCATGGACGACGTGAAGCGCCAC AATCCCTGCGAAAGCATACGGGGGCACCCAGCAGGCATGACGTACGCAGCCAACATCCTACCTCACCACCCGGCCCGGGGCACCTTTGAGGACTTCACCTGCTAA
- the SMARCD1 gene encoding SWI/SNF-related matrix-associated actin-dependent regulator of chromatin subfamily D member 1 — MSSIPNLASPPLVPPVRQGALRAAGAGGSSPALRAPCAAVSGSAPFVRDKMAARAGFQSGPASGGGAGAAPGAALGPGAPGGAVRMGPAPGQGLYRSPLPGAAYPRPGMLPGGRLAPQGPAMGPPGYGGSPAVRPALAQAGLDQARKRPAPQQLQQVQPQAVPNRNHNAKKKKMADKILPQRIRELVPESQAYMDLLAFERKLDQTIMRKRLDIQEALKRPIKQKRKLRIFISNTFNPAKSDAEDGEGTVASWELRVEGRLLEDSALSKYDATKQKRKFSSFFKSLVIELDKDLYGPDNHLVEWHRTATTQETDGFQVKRPGDVNVRCTVLLMLDYQPPQFKLDPRLARLLGIHTQTRPVIIQALWQYIKTHKLQDPHEREFVICDKYLQQIFESQRMKFSEIPQRLHALLMPPEPIIINHVISVDPNDQKKTACYDIDVEVDDTLKTQMNSFLLSTASQQEIAALDNKIHETIETINQLKTQREFMLSFARDPQGFINDWLQSQCRDLKTMTDVVGNPEEERRAEFYFQPWAQEAVCRYFYSKVQQRRQELEQALGIRNT, encoded by the exons ATGTCCTCGATCCCCAATCTCGCATCCCCGCCGCTCGTTCCTCCcgtccgccagggggcgctgcgggcggcgggcgcgggcggcTCCTCCCCGGCGCTCCGCGCGCCCTGCGCGGCCGTTTCCGGTTCCGCTCCCTTTGTGCGAGACAAGATGGCGGCGCGGGCCGGGTTCCAGTCGGGGCCtgcgagcggcggcggcgccggggccgCGCCCGGGGCCGCGCTGGGCCCGGGAGCGCCGGGCGGGGCGGTGCGCATGGGCCCGGCGCCGGGGCAGGGCCTGTACCGCTCGCCGCTGCCCGGAGCCGCCTACCCG CGCCCCGGGATGCTGCCGGGCGGCCGCCTGGCGCCGCAGGGCCCGGCCATGGGTCCTCCCGGATACGGCGGGAGCCCAGCCGTGCGGCCCGCGCTGGCGCAGGCCGGGCTGGACCAGGCTCGCAAGCGGCCGGCGCCGCAGCAGCTTCAGcaggtgcagccgcaggcggtgCCCAACCGCAACCACAA tgccaagaagaagaagatggcAGATAAAATCCTCCCACAGCGG ATCCGTGAGCTCGTGCCTGAATCCCAGGCCTACATGGACCTGCTGGCCTTCGAGAGGAAGCTGGACCAGACCATCATGAGGAAGCGCCTGGATATCCAGGAGGCTCTGAAACGCCCCATCAAG CAAAAGCGAAAGCTGCGTATTTTTATCTCCAACACCTTCAACCCCGCCAAGTCGGACGCGGAGGACGGCGAAGGAACCGTCGCCTCCTGGGAGCTCCGGGTGGAAGGACGGCTGTTGGAGGAT TCTGCTCTGTCCAAATATGATGCCACCAAGCAGAAAAGGAAATTTTCGTCCTTCTTTAAATCTCTGGTCATTGAACTTGATAAAGACCTGTATGGCCCTGACAATCACCTAGTAGAG TGGCACAGGACTGCAACGACTCAGGAGACAGACGGCTTCCAGGTGAAGAGGCCGGGGGATGTGAACGTGCGCTGCACTGTCCTGCTGATGCTGGATTACCAG CCTCCCCAGTTCAAGCTGGACCCGCGCCTGGCTCGGCTGCTGGGCATCCACACGCAGACCCGGCCCGTGATCATCCAGGCCCTGTGGCAGTACATCAAGACCCACAAGCTGCAGGACCCCCACGAGCGGGAGTTTGTCATCTGTGACAAGTACCTGCAGCAG ATTTTTGAGTCGCAGCGGATGAAGTTCTCGGAGATCCCACAAAGGCTTCATGCCTTGCTGATGCCCCCCGAGCCCATCATCATCAATCATGTGATCAG TGTTGACCCAAATGACCAGAAGAAAACAGCCTGCTATGACATTGACGTGGAGGTGGACGATACCCTgaaaactcagatgaattccttTCTGCTCTCCACAGCCAGTCAACAGGAAATTGCTGCTCTGGATAACAAG ATCCATGAAACAATTGAGACCATCAACCAGCTGAAGACACAGCGCGAGTTCATGCTGAGCTTTGCCCGAGATCCTCAGGGCTTCATCAACGACTGGCTCCAGTCCCAGTGCCGGGATTTGAAG ACAATGACTGATGTCGTTGGGAATCCCGAGGAGGAGCGCAGAGCCGAGTTCTACTTCCAGCCGTGGGCGCAGGAAGCCGTGTGCCGATACTTCTACTCCAAG GTGCAGCAGAGACGGCAGGAACTGGAGCAGGCCCTGGGCATCCGGAACACAtag